One segment of Elusimicrobiota bacterium DNA contains the following:
- a CDS encoding enoyl-CoA hydratase/isomerase family protein — translation MPVETASFVGKEKIGTVCVLRMNRPPSNNLNVDFLRQLRGLFREAAQDRDTRCLLLASALPKYFSAGMDIDAIINLPLERRFEPFGELLDLYREITLFPKPSIAAINGYAFLGGWIMAMGFDFRYLAQENGKIALSEIKMGISPTTMLIRAMTAMAAKQSLVKEMVFTGKTLLAQEALDGGFVDKLIPKDSLHEESLREAQRLAELPMHAYAMVKKSYKEALLGNLEADIKKSKEEFLSLISGPEAQEGFKAMQEKRRPKFI, via the coding sequence ATGCCCGTGGAAACAGCTTCATTCGTCGGCAAGGAAAAAATCGGAACCGTCTGCGTTTTGCGCATGAACCGGCCCCCATCGAACAACCTCAACGTTGATTTTCTGCGCCAGTTAAGAGGTCTTTTTCGCGAGGCCGCCCAGGATCGCGACACGCGCTGCTTGTTGCTCGCCAGCGCCTTGCCCAAATATTTTTCCGCGGGCATGGATATCGACGCCATCATCAACCTTCCTTTGGAGCGCCGCTTCGAACCCTTCGGCGAGCTTTTGGATTTATATCGGGAGATTACTTTGTTTCCTAAACCCAGCATCGCGGCCATCAACGGGTACGCTTTTTTGGGCGGCTGGATCATGGCCATGGGTTTTGATTTCCGCTATTTGGCCCAGGAAAACGGCAAAATCGCTTTAAGCGAGATCAAAATGGGCATTTCGCCGACGACCATGCTGATCCGGGCCATGACCGCCATGGCCGCCAAACAGAGCTTGGTCAAGGAAATGGTGTTCACCGGCAAAACCCTGCTGGCCCAAGAAGCTCTGGATGGGGGATTCGTGGACAAACTGATTCCTAAAGATTCTCTTCACGAAGAAAGTTTAAGGGAGGCCCAGCGTCTGGCCGAGCTTCCCATGCACGCCTACGCCATGGTCAAGAAAAGCTACAAAGAAGCGCTGCTGGGCAACCTTGAGGCCGACATCAAAAAATCCAAGGAAGAATTTCTAAGCCTTATTTCCGGCCCTGAAGCTCAGGAAGGCTTCAAGGCCATGCAAGAAAAACGCCGCCCGAAATTTATTTAG